In the Nitratiruptor sp. YY09-18 genome, TCGTAGAGTTGTTTAATGTTATTGTATGCCAAAAAACCTGTCTCTTGTGCAGAGTAGAGGTGGCTATAGATATCATGCTTGAGCTTTCCGTATACAAATTTATAATCCTCTTCGCCACTCATTCTGAGTGCAAGAAGAGTCTTTTTAGCTAAAGGTTCAAGTACAGCATCAAAATAGAGTGCAAAATAGATGCGATCAAAGCTCTCTTGGTGTGCTAGCGTCTTTTGCCGCACAAGCTGCAAGAGTGCTAGCTCATTGGAGAGATTGAGGCTGCTTTGATATTGCTTGATTTTTGTGAGGATCTGATCGCTTTTTTTATACTCCTTTTGCAAACCGCTTTTCATATTATCTTGGGGATTAGCTAGATAAAGAGCACTCTTGATTGCCTCTTGTTCAACTGGATGGAGGCTTCTTGCTACCTCTTTTGCAATTTTTGTATTTGTAAGGATCTGTTTATTGGCTAGATATTTTTGTGCAAAAACAAAAAGTAGTACCGATGAAGCTAAAAAGACTATGAGTGTAGGTAAAAATGATACAAGTTTAATTCTTTGTTTAATTCCTAAATGCATTAAAACTCCTATTTGATTTGCCGAATACTTGCTTCAAGAGATTCTATTGCTTCTTCAAGCTGTTTGGATAAAAACTTATCCATAGGATAGTTTGAGATGATATTGTTAAGAAGCAATACAAGATTGCTAAGCCTCAAGCTCTCTGCAATACTTTTAAGCTGTTTTGCTTTTTTTAAGAATTTCTCTTTGCGCATCTTAATACTGTTGAGTGTTTTGAGTTCTATTACAAGATCTTCAACAATATCTACAAAATCATCTTTTTCAATTTGAATGAGCTGGAGCGAGTCTTCAAGATCTTGCGGTGTAACAATGAATGGATTTGGCTCTTTTTTGAGCTGCTCTAAATCGTTGATACATTTTTTTACAAGCTCAGGATTTTGATTGATGCTCACTTGATCAAGATATTTCGCACACTCTTGGAGGTAGAGATTGCGTGCGAATGAAGCGAGCTTATGGAGCTCATTGTAGTTATTGTATGCAAGATTGAGTTTTATTTCATTGATAAGCTCTTTGAGATACTCTTGATACTCGTCCATCGAGAGACCAAGCTCTTTGGCAGCAACTTTGGGAAGTTCTTGGATGTTCTGTTCTTCTGCTGTGGCTGTACTCTCTTGAGAAGGTTGTGCAGCAGGAGCCTTTTGTGTAGAGGTTAATTGCAGCTCATCTGGAGCTTCAACTCCAAATATTTTGGCCAAACCTAACATATAGGCATAGTATTCTTTTGTGATGTCTAAAAGTTCATCGAGGGAGCTCTCTTTTGTAGCCTTTGCCAATATCTCAAATGCTGGCTTGAGGCGTAGATTGGCTGCTACACCTTTGAGGGTATGGATGATGTTGTAGAGTCTTTGCCTATCTTTTTTTGCTACAGCATCTTGAATTTCATCAAATTGCTCGAGAGCGTGATTGATATACTCTTTGATGAAGTCTTCTACAATATCTTCACCAAGATTGAGCTCTTGAGCAATGAAATCGATAGCAGGTTTCTCTACCTCTTTGGCTGTAATGGTGATTGTGGTAGCTAAAGTTTGAGAAGCTGTGGCTTGGCTTGCTTTTGGTTGCTCTGTGGTTTGAGTTTGTTCTTGGCTGATATGATCAATAGTGCATTCATCATATGCATTGAGTTCAAAGGTAACGAGATAGTAGTTAAATGGTTGTGAAATATTATTAAGTTGGTTAACTTTGACAAAAATCTCTAAGACTCTTCCATCCTTTACCTGGATGAGCGCTCTGTGGTTGACGGTATTGTTTGTGAGAATATAGTCGATCCAGTGAAAACTGCGAAATTCGTGGATATAGCCAGGTTTGCGCAAAAAGAGTTGTGCAACATCATAAACCTCTTTTTTGAACTCCTCAAGGCTAGTAAAGCCTAGCATCTCTAATGTTTGGTCACTTATAGCAATGAGTTTTTTGTGGGCATCATATAAAATCAAGGCCAAACCTTTTGCAAATTTGTTATATTATGGCATAAATTCTTATAAAATTATTTTAATTGATTGCTTTTTTTATTTTTTTTGCATCTTTTTCGTTCAAAACTGCAGCAATTTCTTCAATTGATGCATTTTTAATATTTTCAAAAGTTCCAAAATAGTTGAGCAGTTTTTGCACTTTAGCCTCTGCTATTCCTTTGATTTTAAAAAGTTCTAGGGTTTTGAGATGTTTAGCTCTTTGTTTGCGATGGTATTCTATTGCAAATCTGTGTGCTTCATCTCGCAGCTTTTGTATAAATTGCAAGCGTTTATCACTTGGTAGCAGCTCGATTTTACCACTTTCTCCATAGAGGATGTCTTTGGCTTTTCCTTTGGCGCGATGAGCTTTTGCGTCGATTTTCTCTTTTGCAATTGCAATGACATCGAGTGTGACGCCAAAACTTTGAGCAATATCTTGTGCAAGAGCTCTAAGAGTCTCTCCACCATCGATGATCCAAAGATCGGGAGGAGGATTTTTGGCAAAACTTTGAGCACGTCTAGTGAGCATCTCCTTCATTTGATGATACTCATCTTTGTTTGTGAGATTGTAGTGGCGATAGCTCTTTTTATCAAATTTTCCATCTTCGTAGACTACCATCGCACCCACAGGCTCTCTTCCTTGAAGATGGGAGTTGTCAAATATCTCTATACGGTAAGGTCTGTTGTGCAAAGAGAAGAGCTTTTGAATCTCCTCTTCGATAGATGGTTCGTTTCTTTGCTTATGAAGTATCTCTTTGGCATTGAGCAGTGCCAACTCAATAAGACGCCTCTTTTCACCTCTTTGTGGATGAAGGATAGCCACCTTTTTGCCAAATTTGTCGCTTAAATACTTTTGAAGCTGCTCTTGTTCACTAAAGGGGTGTGCTATGAGAATCGTTTTGGAAGTAAGAGGTGTTTCGTGAGTGTAAAACTCGAGCAATACCCTCTTATAAGCTTCATCGATATCAAATCCCCTCTGTGGATCGAAACGAATAATATTTGAGCTACTTGCTATCACTTTGCCCTCACGCATAAACATACGTACAATTGCGGCTTTATCTTGTGAAGTAGCAATTGCATAGATGTCGAGATTTTCCATTTTGGCTAGATCTATACCACTTGAAATTTCTATATTTTTGATGCGCTCAATCCGATCACGCACCTGTGCAGCCTCTTCAAATCGCAGCTGTCCAGAGAGGCTAACCATCCTCTCTTGCAGCTTTTGTAAAAGCAGTTTTTTATTGTGAATATGTTCAATTGCTTCTTTGAGAATTTTTGTATACTCCTCTTGGCTCACACGCCCTTCACATGGGGCAAGGCACTTTTGCAATTGATAAAAGAGGCATGCTTTTTTACCTTTAATGCAGCTATCTTTTTGCACAAGAGGAAATATTTCATAAATAGAGTCTAGTATATCTTTCGCAGCACTTGGAAAGGGGCCAAAGTATTTGATTTTTTTACCTGGAAGGACTTTTCGCGTAATTTTTGGGCGAGGGAACTCTTGCGCAAGATCAATATATATATAGGGATAGGTTTTGTCATCACGCAAGAGAATATTATATTTTGGTTTAAGTTGTTTTATAAGAGAGTTTTCTAAGATGAGAGCATCATTCTCGCTCTCTACGACAATATACTCCATTGAGGCAGTCTCGCTAATCATTTTGAAAATGCGTGGTGAGAGATTAGGTGCTGGAGTAAATGGCTGCATCCGGAAATAGCTCTTGACCCGCTTTTTGAGGCTTTTTGCTTTTCCAACATACAAAAGTCTTCCATGCTGATCGAAGTATTGATAGACGCCAGGAGAATCAGGAAGATTTTTGACTTTACTTACTAGATCCATTTTTCTTGATTGCATCCTTGATCTTTTGAAATATTTCTTGAAGCTCTTTATTTGTCGTTGCTATCTCAAAATCACCTTGTGCTTTTTCGGTGTATCTACATATCTTTTTTATCTTTTTTTCCTCTCTTGGCAAAAATTTATAGTATGCGCGCAGATCTTTTACGCAAAGATCCGAGCAGTAAGGATCATGAGAGCGCAAGATTTTTAATATGTCATTTATATCTTTTTTACTATAATTGAACTCCATTTTAAATGCCGGATGATCAAAAACGAAATAGAGAATATTGCCTTTAGTATATGCATAGAGTATATGCTCTTTGAAACTTGATGGTAGCAGTGAGATGAGTTTATTGAGACACTTTTGTGTAAAAAATCTCTTTTTTTGAGGAAATAGATGGGTAAAAATATGCGATGGATTTTTCATATAGTGATTATACCATTTTTGCTTTTGGTACTGAGCGGATGCGGGCATAAAGCTGATCCATATTATCAAAAAAAAGAGGTAAGTAGGTGAAAATTTATGACTATATAATTGTGGGAGCGGGTGTTGCAGGGCTCTATGGAGCGCTCAATATCCCCAAAGACAAATCTGTCCTTATACTTGCAAAAGATCCTCTTTGGGAGTGCAATACATTCTATGCCCAAGGTGGGATTGCAACAGCTACAGATGAAGAAGATATACCTTCTCATATGCAAGATACTCTGGCTGCTGGTGCAGGACTGTGTGATGAAAAAGCTGTAGAGATTCTCTCACGCAACTCCATAAGTGTCATAGAAGATCTCATTACTCGCGGTTTTGCATTTGACAAAGATAAAAATGGCAATCTCTTGTTTACCAAAGAGGCAGCACATTCAAAGCCTAGAATTTTGCATGCTGGAGGAGATGCTACCGGAAGAGAGCTTCATAGATTTTTACTGCAGCAAACTAGGGCACAAGTTCTTGAGGGTGTCATTGTCGTAGATCTTTTGATTGAAGATGATTATATTCATGGTGTCACAGTACGCCAGGGTAAGAAACAGTTCAATCTCTATGCAAAAAATGTGATTTTGGCTAGTGGGGGTATAGGCTCACTCTATGCATATCATACCAACTCCAAAAAAATAAGCGCAGATCTTCAAGGGCTTGCAAAACTCAAAGGACTCAAACTCCAAGATATGGAGTTTACGCAGTTTCATCCAACAGTCTTTATCTACAATACTCGCGCGAGGAAGCTGCTTTTGACTGAGGCTCTTAGAGGTGAGGGTGCAACAATTGTAGATGAGAATGGCAAGAGATTTTTATATGATTATGATGAGAGGGGAGAGCTTGCCCCCCGCGATATTGTGAGTCGCGCGATCTATAAGTATAAGCAGCTAGGACACGAAGTTTATCTCGATTTTAGTGTCTTTGATGAAGATTTTTTCAAAAAACGTTTTCCAACAATCTATCGCAATTTTCGCAATCTTGGCTTCAATGTACCCCAAGAGCGAGTCCCAATCTCTCCAGCTTTTCACTTTATCATGGGTGGTATCAAAACTGATACGTGGGGCAAAGTTGAAGGGATGCAAAACCTCTATGCTGTCGGTGAGGTTGCATGCACAGGAGTCCATGGTGCAAATAGGCTTGCTAGCAATTCACTCTTAGAGGGGCTTGTCTTTTCTAGACGAGCAGTAGAGGACTCATTGATGCAAGAGAGCTCTTTTACTCCCAAAGAGTTCAAAGCCAAAGAGTTTGCTCTCATAAAGAGCAATGATAGTGAATACAAAGGGCTTTTGCGCCAAACAATGTGGGAGAAGGTAGGAATCGTCCGCCATCCAAAAGAGCTAGAAAATGCCCTAGAAATTGTAATTGACATGCAAAAGAAAGATATCGGATATCTATTGCAATTAAGAATTGCAACTGCTAAGACGATAATAGAAGCAGCGATTGCACGCAAAGAGAGTGTGGGCGCACACTATATAGAAAAGTAAGGAGAGTGTATGCATGGGCTAGATTTGACTCATACATGGGTGGGGTATCTTAACCTCATAATATTTATCGTAGGCTACTATTTCATAGCGGCTGAAGAGAAGTTTCATATGAACAAAGCCAAGCCGGCTCTGCTTATTGGTACTTTGATGTTTATGCTGCTTGGTATCTATTTTACTATGAACCATCTCGATCCAAATCCTCTTCACCATGAGATGGAGCGTCTTATCCTTGAGATTGCTGAGATATTCTTCTTTCTTTTTGTCGCTATGACTTTCATTGAGACACTCATTGAGAGAAAAGTCTTTGATGTTTTAAAATATAAGCTTACTTCCAAAGGCTATAGTTACAAAAAGCTTTTTTGGATTACAGGTACTCTTGCATTTTGGATCTCTCCGGTTGCTGACAACCTCACTACTGCTTTGATACTCTCAACTGTTCTTTATACAATTGACAAGACAAAAACACAATTTTTGGTTCCAGGGGCTATCAATATTGTCGTAGCAGCAAATGCTGGGGGTGCTTGGAGCCCATTTGGTGATATTACGACACTTATGGCGTGGACAGCTGGCAAAGGTGAATTTGTCGATTTTCTCTATCTCTTTGTTCCAAGTTTTGCGGGTTGGTTCCTCACTGCTTGGCTTTTGTCGTTTTTCGTGCCAAAAGGTGAGCCACACTTTGATGCTAACCTACCAAAGGCTGAGCTCAAACCTGGAGCAAAAGTTGTTATCTGGCTTGGAGCCTTTACAATCTTCATAGCGGTCATGGGCCATCAATTTTTCCATTTTCCAGCGATGTGGGGTATGATGTTTGGTCTAGCTTTACTAAAGATGTATTCGTATCTACACAAAAGAAAAAATCAGCATGATCATTTTGATGTCTATGTGAATATGAAAAATGTGGAGAATGACACTTTGCTATTCTTCTTTGGTATTTTGAGTGCAGTGGGTGCGCTCCACTTCATGGGATATCTTGAGTATATTGTCAAACTCTATGATCATATTGGTCCAACAGCTGGAAATATCGGTGTAGGATTTATTTCTGCAATTGTAGACAATGTACCTGTTATGAGTGCAATCTTAAAAGCAAATCCTCCAATGGGTATCGATCAGTGGCTTTTGGTGACTATGACTGCAGGTATTGGAGGGAGTCTTATTAGTTTTGGGAGTGCAGCAGGTGTGGGTGTCATGGGAAGAATGAGAGGAGTCTATACTTTTGGTGCCCATATGAAATATGCTTGGACAGTATTGGCTGGTTATATTCTCTCTGTAATATTATGGTATATTCAATTTGAAATATTGGGACTCTATTAAAAGGATGTAGATGAAGCAAGTTCCTATCGTGATTTTAGATTTTGGTTCGCAATACACCCAACTTATTGCTAGGAGATTACGCGAAGTCGGTGTCTATTGTGAGATTTATCCCTACTTTGAAGATATTGAAAAGATCAAAGAGAAGTCTCCACAAGGAATAATCTTTAGCGGTGGGCCTGCAAGCGTCTATGAACCAGACGCTCCAAGAGTAGACAAGACTATTTATGAACTTGGCCTTCCTATACTTGGTATCTGCTATGGTATGCAGCTCATTACTGTCGATTTTGGTGGAGAGGTTGTGAGAGCTTTGGAGCATGAGTATGGCAAAGCAAAGCTCTATTTTGATCCAGTGCATGGGCATGTCTCACCACTCTTTGCAGGTACAAAAGATGGTCAAATTGTCTGGATGAGTCACGGTGATAAGGTAGAAGAGCTACCAGATGGTTTTGTTCGCATAGCCCATACCGACAATTCACCCTATGCAGCTATTGCAAATGAAAAGAAAAATATCTATGCTTTACAGTTTCATCCGGAGGTATCGCATTCTGAAGAGGGGCAAAAGATTTTAGAAAATTTTGCCCGTCGTATCTGTAAGATAGAGTCAAAATGGGATATGGGGCATTTTGCCAAAGAACAAATCGAAAAGATTCGCAAGCAAGTTGGTAATGATAAAGTCCTGTGCGCTCTTAGTGGAGGTGTGGATAGTTCTGTAGTAACAGCACTTTTGTATGAAGCAATAGGTGATCAGCTCATCCCTGTTTTTGTTGATAATGGATTATTACGAGAGGGAGAGCGAGAGAAGGTAGAGCATGTATTTAAAAATATGCTCAAAGTTCCGCTTGTAGTTATTGATGGAGAGGAGAGATTCTTAGATGCACTCAAAGGTGTAACCGATCCAGAGGAAAAGCGTAAAATCATTGGTCATACATTTATCGAACTCTTTGAAGAAGAGGCTAAAAAGCATAAAGATGTGAAATATCTCGCTCAAGGGACGCTCTATCCAGATGTGATCGAATCAGTTTCTGTAAAAGGGCCAAGTGAGACAATAAAATCGCACCACAATGTGGGAGGATTGCCAGAGTGGATGCAGTTTGAGCTTATTGAGCCACTCCGTGAGCTTTTCAAAGATGAGGTAAGAAAGCTTGGACTTGAACTTGGCCTTCCTCGTGAGATGGTCTATCGCCACCCATTCCCAGGACCTGGTCTTGCTATTAGAATATTGGGTGAGGTGACACCAGAGGCTTTAGAGCTTGTGCGCAAAGCTGATACAATCCTTCTTGAAGAGATTAAAGCCCATGGATTGTATGAAAAACTTTGGCAAAGCTTTGCGGTACTACTCAATGTTAAAAGTGTTGGCGTTATGGGTGATAAGCGAACTTATGAAAATACCGTGGCATTGCGTATTGTAGAGAGTAGCGATGGTATGACTGCTACGTTTGCCCATATTTCACATGATTTGCTTGAGCTTATTAGTAACCGTATCATCAATGAAGTTGATGGTATCAACCGCGTAGTCTATGATATTACATCCAAACCACCAGGAACAATTGAATGGGAATAAGAGGTGGATAATATCTATATCTTATCCCAAAGCAATGTAGAGGGAGCCAAAAGGCTTCCTTTGATCCGGCAAAAATTTTTTTCTCCTTCAATTTCCCTCGATAAATATGATTACCTCATTTTTACTTCCAAAAATAGCGTCAAAGCATTAGAGCAAATCGATCCATCATGGAAAAAGATTCCAGCTTTTGCTATTGGCAAAGCGACAGCCAAAATGATAGAAAATTTTGGTGGAAAAGTTATCAATAGCGATTATGCCTTCTATGGACAAGATTTTGCTATGCAAATAGAGCAATACACGAAAGAGGGGAGAAGGCTACTTTTCCCAAGAGCCAAAGTGGTAGTAACTCCACTTGGTGAGATTTTACGCAAACGCGGAATGGAGGTGGATGAGGTAATTGTCTATGAAACACTCTGTAGTGAATGCAAAGAGCTTGAACCTCCTCCAAAGGATGCACATATCATCTTCTCTTCCCCCTCTACTATCCAATGTTTTTTTCGCTGTTTTAGCTGGGATCCAAGCTACAAAGCGTATGCAATAGGTAAAAAAAGCGCCCAAGTTCTTCCTAAAGATGTTCCCTATACCCTCTTTGAGGGGAAGAGTTTGCAAGAAATCATCGATTGCATAAGAAAGAATAAGGTTTAGTTTTGTTATAATTTCTTTAAGCCTGAGCGGTGCGCTACCCGCAGAATGGGGGTCCGACAATCGAACTATTGAAGGAGGTCGGTAGTCCTCGGTGTGTGTCGGTGACTTCGCTTGAGCCTGCGAAGGCGAGAAGCCGCCGCCTAATCTGAGGCTCGCTCCTTCCACTTGGTCTTTAGGGACCATGGCATTGCGCGAACGCCCGCTCGGGCTTTTTTAGTTGAATATAGAGCTTTTTGCTTGCAAAGCCAAAAGTTATGTATTCAAAGGATGTAGATGAAAGTTTTGGTAGTTGGTAGTGGTGGACGCGAGTATGCTATAGGTTTAGCGCTAGCAAAAGATGAAAATGTAGAAAAACTCTATTTTGCTCCTGGTAATGGTGCGACACTTGAACTTGGCGAGAATGTAGCAATAAATGACTATGATGAACTAGCACAATTTGCTAAAGAGGAAGGAATTGATCTGACTATCGTAGGCCCAGAGCAGCCTCTTGTTGAAGGAATTGTAGATATTTTTAAAGACTATGGTCTTACAATTTTTGGACCCTCGCAAAAAGCAGCTCTTTTAGAGGGCTCAAAGATCTATATGAAAAATTTCTTGAAAAAGTATAATATCCCAACTGCGCGTTATATTGAAACATCTATAATGGATGAAGCAGCTGCATTTATCGATGAGCTTGAACCACCAATCGTTGTCAAAGCTGATGGTCTGTGCGCTGGTAAGGGTGTAATTATCGCACAGAGTAAGGATGAGGCCAAAGAGGCTGCTGCACAGATGCTCAGTGGTGAGGCTTTCGGACCAGCTGGACAAAGAGTTGTCGTTGAAGAGTATCTTGATGGATATGAGCTGAGTGTCTTTGCTATTAGTGATGGCAAAAACTACAAGATCTTACCTGCTGCGCAAGATCATAAACGTCTATTAGATGGTGATAAGGGACCAAATACCGGCGGAATGGGTGCGTATGCTCCAACTCCTTTGATAGATGATATTTTGGCCAAAAAAATTGAAGAGCGCATTATTGCACCTACAATTGCAGGAATGGCACAAGATGGCGTTCCATTTGAGGGTGTGCTTTTTGCTGGACTCATGATAGTTGACGGGGAGCCATATGTGCTTGAATTTAATGTACGCTTTGGTGATCCAGAGTGTGAAGTGTTGATGCCACTACTCAAAACTCCAGCAAGCGAACTTTTCTATAAAGCGGCTACAAAAGATCTCGCATCTTTATCTATCGAGTTTTATGATAAGTATGCTGTGGGTGTAGTGATTGCTAGTGAAAATTATCCCTATGGCAAGAGCAAACCGAGTGAGATTATTGTAGATGAGATTGTTCATAAAAATTTGGCTGAGCATGCACA is a window encoding:
- a CDS encoding Hpt domain-containing protein, with amino-acid sequence MILYDAHKKLIAISDQTLEMLGFTSLEEFKKEVYDVAQLFLRKPGYIHEFRSFHWIDYILTNNTVNHRALIQVKDGRVLEIFVKVNQLNNISQPFNYYLVTFELNAYDECTIDHISQEQTQTTEQPKASQATASQTLATTITITAKEVEKPAIDFIAQELNLGEDIVEDFIKEYINHALEQFDEIQDAVAKKDRQRLYNIIHTLKGVAANLRLKPAFEILAKATKESSLDELLDITKEYYAYMLGLAKIFGVEAPDELQLTSTQKAPAAQPSQESTATAEEQNIQELPKVAAKELGLSMDEYQEYLKELINEIKLNLAYNNYNELHKLASFARNLYLQECAKYLDQVSINQNPELVKKCINDLEQLKKEPNPFIVTPQDLEDSLQLIQIEKDDFVDIVEDLVIELKTLNSIKMRKEKFLKKAKQLKSIAESLRLSNLVLLLNNIISNYPMDKFLSKQLEEAIESLEASIRQIK
- the uvrC gene encoding excinuclease ABC subunit UvrC, giving the protein MDLVSKVKNLPDSPGVYQYFDQHGRLLYVGKAKSLKKRVKSYFRMQPFTPAPNLSPRIFKMISETASMEYIVVESENDALILENSLIKQLKPKYNILLRDDKTYPYIYIDLAQEFPRPKITRKVLPGKKIKYFGPFPSAAKDILDSIYEIFPLVQKDSCIKGKKACLFYQLQKCLAPCEGRVSQEEYTKILKEAIEHIHNKKLLLQKLQERMVSLSGQLRFEEAAQVRDRIERIKNIEISSGIDLAKMENLDIYAIATSQDKAAIVRMFMREGKVIASSSNIIRFDPQRGFDIDEAYKRVLLEFYTHETPLTSKTILIAHPFSEQEQLQKYLSDKFGKKVAILHPQRGEKRRLIELALLNAKEILHKQRNEPSIEEEIQKLFSLHNRPYRIEIFDNSHLQGREPVGAMVVYEDGKFDKKSYRHYNLTNKDEYHQMKEMLTRRAQSFAKNPPPDLWIIDGGETLRALAQDIAQSFGVTLDVIAIAKEKIDAKAHRAKGKAKDILYGESGKIELLPSDKRLQFIQKLRDEAHRFAIEYHRKQRAKHLKTLELFKIKGIAEAKVQKLLNYFGTFENIKNASIEEIAAVLNEKDAKKIKKAIN
- the nadB gene encoding L-aspartate oxidase translates to MKIYDYIIVGAGVAGLYGALNIPKDKSVLILAKDPLWECNTFYAQGGIATATDEEDIPSHMQDTLAAGAGLCDEKAVEILSRNSISVIEDLITRGFAFDKDKNGNLLFTKEAAHSKPRILHAGGDATGRELHRFLLQQTRAQVLEGVIVVDLLIEDDYIHGVTVRQGKKQFNLYAKNVILASGGIGSLYAYHTNSKKISADLQGLAKLKGLKLQDMEFTQFHPTVFIYNTRARKLLLTEALRGEGATIVDENGKRFLYDYDERGELAPRDIVSRAIYKYKQLGHEVYLDFSVFDEDFFKKRFPTIYRNFRNLGFNVPQERVPISPAFHFIMGGIKTDTWGKVEGMQNLYAVGEVACTGVHGANRLASNSLLEGLVFSRRAVEDSLMQESSFTPKEFKAKEFALIKSNDSEYKGLLRQTMWEKVGIVRHPKELENALEIVIDMQKKDIGYLLQLRIATAKTIIEAAIARKESVGAHYIEK
- the nhaD gene encoding sodium:proton antiporter NhaD, yielding MHGLDLTHTWVGYLNLIIFIVGYYFIAAEEKFHMNKAKPALLIGTLMFMLLGIYFTMNHLDPNPLHHEMERLILEIAEIFFFLFVAMTFIETLIERKVFDVLKYKLTSKGYSYKKLFWITGTLAFWISPVADNLTTALILSTVLYTIDKTKTQFLVPGAINIVVAANAGGAWSPFGDITTLMAWTAGKGEFVDFLYLFVPSFAGWFLTAWLLSFFVPKGEPHFDANLPKAELKPGAKVVIWLGAFTIFIAVMGHQFFHFPAMWGMMFGLALLKMYSYLHKRKNQHDHFDVYVNMKNVENDTLLFFFGILSAVGALHFMGYLEYIVKLYDHIGPTAGNIGVGFISAIVDNVPVMSAILKANPPMGIDQWLLVTMTAGIGGSLISFGSAAGVGVMGRMRGVYTFGAHMKYAWTVLAGYILSVILWYIQFEILGLY
- the guaA gene encoding glutamine-hydrolyzing GMP synthase, which codes for MKQVPIVILDFGSQYTQLIARRLREVGVYCEIYPYFEDIEKIKEKSPQGIIFSGGPASVYEPDAPRVDKTIYELGLPILGICYGMQLITVDFGGEVVRALEHEYGKAKLYFDPVHGHVSPLFAGTKDGQIVWMSHGDKVEELPDGFVRIAHTDNSPYAAIANEKKNIYALQFHPEVSHSEEGQKILENFARRICKIESKWDMGHFAKEQIEKIRKQVGNDKVLCALSGGVDSSVVTALLYEAIGDQLIPVFVDNGLLREGEREKVEHVFKNMLKVPLVVIDGEERFLDALKGVTDPEEKRKIIGHTFIELFEEEAKKHKDVKYLAQGTLYPDVIESVSVKGPSETIKSHHNVGGLPEWMQFELIEPLRELFKDEVRKLGLELGLPREMVYRHPFPGPGLAIRILGEVTPEALELVRKADTILLEEIKAHGLYEKLWQSFAVLLNVKSVGVMGDKRTYENTVALRIVESSDGMTATFAHISHDLLELISNRIINEVDGINRVVYDITSKPPGTIEWE
- a CDS encoding uroporphyrinogen-III synthase, with the protein product MDNIYILSQSNVEGAKRLPLIRQKFFSPSISLDKYDYLIFTSKNSVKALEQIDPSWKKIPAFAIGKATAKMIENFGGKVINSDYAFYGQDFAMQIEQYTKEGRRLLFPRAKVVVTPLGEILRKRGMEVDEVIVYETLCSECKELEPPPKDAHIIFSSPSTIQCFFRCFSWDPSYKAYAIGKKSAQVLPKDVPYTLFEGKSLQEIIDCIRKNKV
- the purD gene encoding phosphoribosylamine--glycine ligase; the protein is MKVLVVGSGGREYAIGLALAKDENVEKLYFAPGNGATLELGENVAINDYDELAQFAKEEGIDLTIVGPEQPLVEGIVDIFKDYGLTIFGPSQKAALLEGSKIYMKNFLKKYNIPTARYIETSIMDEAAAFIDELEPPIVVKADGLCAGKGVIIAQSKDEAKEAAAQMLSGEAFGPAGQRVVVEEYLDGYELSVFAISDGKNYKILPAAQDHKRLLDGDKGPNTGGMGAYAPTPLIDDILAKKIEERIIAPTIAGMAQDGVPFEGVLFAGLMIVDGEPYVLEFNVRFGDPECEVLMPLLKTPASELFYKAATKDLASLSIEFYDKYAVGVVIASENYPYGKSKPSEIIVDEIVHKNLAEHAHICYAGVSLMEGKLYATGGRVLVCVGIGDSIKEARDYAYMLTGQVHFAGKKFRSDIAYQALRVEK